Sequence from the Streptomyces mobaraensis NBRC 13819 = DSM 40847 genome:
GTCCGCCGACGAGCTGCCCTACGGCTGGGGCGTGGAGCTGGAGGCGGGCCGCTACCGGACCAGGCGGAGGGCCGACACGGCGGCGTTCGCGCACAGCGCCGGCCCCCAGTCGTGGAAGAACTTCCTGCATCCCGAGCGCGTCCGGCAGTGGACCGCCGACCGCGCGCCCGACGGCGGACTGACGGTCCGCGCGGAGCGCCCGGAGCCCGTCTCGTTCGCCTTTCTGGGCGTACGCCCGTGTGATCTGCGGGCCGTCCAGATCCAGGACCGGGTGATGCTCGGCGGCCGGCACCGGGACGACGCCTACGGAGAGCGCCGGGCCGGCGCGTTCCTGGTGGTGGTCGAGTGCACCGAGCCGGGCGCCACCTGCTTCTGCGCCTCGATGGACACGGGACCCGCCGCCCGCCCCGGCTACGACCTGGCCCTGACCGAGGTGGTGGACGAGGCCGGGCACCGGTTCCTGGCCCGCGCCGGGACCGAGGAGGGCGCGGACGTCCTCGCGTCCCTGCCGCACCGGCCCGCCGACGGCCTCACGCGGACGCGTGCCCGTGAGGGCGTCGAGGCCGCCGCAGGGCGGATGGGCCGGACGATGCCGGAGACCGACCTGCGCGCGCTGCTCGCCGGGACCCTGGACGCCGAGCGCTGGAACGACGTCGCCGCCCGCTGCCTGACCTGCGGCAACTGCACCATGGCCTGCCCGACGTGCTTCTGCACCACCACGGAGGACGTCACCGACCTGACCGGTGACCATGCCGAGCGCTGGCGGCGCTGGGAGTCCTGCTACGACCTGGAGTTCACACATCTGCCCGGCGGCTCGGTCCGGAGCAGCGGGCGGAGCCGCTACCGCCAGTGGCTCACTCACAAACTGGGCACCTGGTGGGACCAGTTCGACAGTTCCGGCTGCGTGGGCTGCGGCCGGTGCATCGTCTGGTGCCCGGTCGGGATCGACATCACGGAAGAGGCCCACGCGCTGCACCGGGAGGCCCTGGAGGGCGGGGCCGGCGGCGGAGAGGACGCGGCGTCGTGAATCGTTCGGGAGTGCTGGCCGCCCTGCCTGACGGGCCCCGGGAACGGCTGACGGAGCTGGGCCGCGAGGTGTCCTTCGACGCCGGTGCACGCCTGTTCGAGGAGGGCGGCCGGGCCGACCGCTTCTGGATCCTGCGCACCGGCAACGTCAACCTCGACATGCACGTGCCCGGCCGCCGGCCCGCGGTCGTCGAGACCCTCGGCCCGGGGCGCATGCTGGGCTGGTCCTGGCTGTGTCCGCCGCACCGGTGGCACCTCGGCGCGGAGGCGATCAGTCCGGTACGGGCCTGGGAGTTCGACGCCGCCGAGGTGCTGGCCCTCTGCGAGCGCGACCACGAACTCGACCACGCCCTCCTCACCTACGTCGTCGAGGTCATCGGCCGCCGCCTGCGCGCCGCCCGCACCCGGCTCCTCGACCTCTACGGCCCCTACGGCAGCGGACCGACACCGTGACCGCCACCCCCGTGCCCTACCGGGTCGTGGACAACCGGCCGGAGACCACCGACACCCGCACGATCGAGCTGCGGCCGGCCGGCGAGGCGCTGCCGGACTTCGCCCCGGGCCGGTTCGCCATGCTCTACGCCTTCGGGGTCGGCGAGATCCCGGTGTCCGTCGCCGGGCTGCGGGACGGCACGCTGACCCACACGATCCGTGGGGTGGGCGCGGTGTCGCGCGCCCTGTGCGCCGCCCGCCCGGGCACGGAGGTGGGGGTGCGGGGCCCGTTCGGCACCGGCTGGGACCTGCCGGCCGCCGCCGGCCGCGACCTGCTCGTGGTGGCGGGCGGCATCGGCCTCGCCCCGCTGCGACCACTCGTCCACGCCGCGCTCGCCGCACCCCGCGCGTACGGTCGGCTGAACGTCCTCATCGGCGCCCGCACCCCCGAGGACCTGCTCTACCGGGACGAACTGCCCGGGTGGGCCCGGCCGTACCGCGGAGTGACGGTGGACCGCCCGGCCCCGGCCTGGACGGGACGCGTGGGCGTGGTCACCTCGCTCCTGGACGAGGCGGAGTTCACCCCGGCCACGACGACGGCCTTCGTCTGCGGCCCCGAGGTGATGATCCGCGCCACCGCCCGCGAACTGCTCCACCGCGGCGTCCCGGCCCGGCACATCCGCGTCTCCCTGGAACGCAACATGCACTGCGCCACCGGCCACTGCGGCCACTGCCAGCTCGGCCCCCTGCTGCTGTGCCGGGACGGTCCCGTCGTCGGACACGACCGGGCCGAACCCCTGCTCGCCGTGCGGGAGCTGTGAGATGACCGCGCCCGCACGCCCCCGTCCCCGGCTCGGCGTGTTCAAGTTCGCGTCCTGCGACGGCTGCCAGCTCACCCTGCTGGACTGCGAGGACGAACTGCTGCCGCTGGCCGACCGGATCGAGATCGCCCACTTCGCCGAGGCGTCGGGCGACATCCGGCCGGGACCGTACGACCTCGCTCTCGTCGAAGGGTCGGTCTCCACCCCCGAGCACCTCGAGCGCGTCCGGCGCGTCCGCGCGGAGTCCCGCCACCTGGTGACCATCGGCGCGTGCGCCACGGCGGGCGGTGTCCAGGCCCTGCGCAACTTCGCCGACGTCACCGAGTTCCGGGCCGTCGTCTACGCGAAACCCGAGTACATCGAGACCCTGGCCACCTCCACCCCCATCTCGGCTCACGTCCCCGTCGACTTCGAGCTCCGCGGCTGCCCCATCGACCGCGGCCAGCTGATCGAGGTCGTCACCGCCTTCCTCGCCGGCCGCCGCCCCGACATCCCGGACCACAGTGTCTGCTTCGCCTGCAAACGGCGCGGCACCACCTGCCTCCCGGTCGCCCACGGCACCCCCTGCCTGGGCCCGGTGACGCACGCGGGCTGCGGCGCCCTGTGCCCGGCCTACGGGCGCGGCTGCTACGGCTGCTTCGGCCCGTCGGGCTCGCCGAACATGCCCGCGATGATCCCGCTGCTGCGCAGCGACGGCATGAGCGACGAGGACATCCTGCGCTTCCTGCACACCTTCAACGTCGACGACTTCGCGGCGATCGAACCGCCCGGGACACTCGGCGGACGGGAGGAGTCCCCGTGACGCACCGCGGCTCGCGCGTCCTGCACGTCGGCGCCCTCGCCCGCGTCGAGGGCGAGGGGGCGCTGCGCCTGCGTCGAGGGCGAGGGGGCGCTGCGCCTGCGGATCGACGACGGCACCGTCACCGGGGCCGAGCTGCGCATCTACGAGCCGCCGCGCTTCTTCGAGGCGTTCCTGCGCGGGCGCCGGCACACCGAGCCGCCGGACATCACCTCCCGCGTGTGCGGCATCTGCCCGGTCGCGTACCAGACGAGCGCCTGCCACGCGATCGAGGACGTCTGCGGCGTCACCGTCGACGAACGGCCGGCCGCCCTGCGGCGGCTCCTGTACTGCGGGGAGTGGATCGAGAGCCACACCCTGCACATCTACCTGCTGCACGCGCCGGACTTCCTCGGCCGCGACAGCGCGATCGACCTCTCCCGCACCCACCGGGCCGACGTGGAACGGGGGTTGCGGCTCAAGCAAGCCGGCAACTCCATCATGGAGTTCCTCGGCGGCCGTTCCATCCACCCGGTCAACGTGCGCGTCGGCGGCTTCCACCACGCGCCCGCGCGGGCCGACTTCCGCCCGCTGGCCGAGCGGCTGCGACGGGCCCGCGACGACGCGCTGGAGACCGTCGCCTGGGTGGCGGGCTTCGACTTCCCGGACGCCGAGTGCGAGGCCGACCTGCTCGCGCTGTCCGTGCCGGGGACGTACGCCATCGAGACGGGCGTGCCGACCGTCCTGCCGTACGGCGCCGGCCAGGCCCGCCGGACGTTCCCCCTCGCGGACTTCACCACGCACGTCGTCGAGGAACAGGTCCCGTACTCCACCGCGCTCCAGGCCCGGCTGGACGGCAGGCGCCACCTGACCGGCGCCCTGGCCCGGTACGCCGTCAGCGGTCATCTGCTCCCGCCCGCCGTCCGGGACGCGGCCCGGGCCGCCGGACTGGCGGACCCCGCCTCCGGCGAGGTCTGCCGCAACCCCTTCCGCAGCGTCGTCGTCCGAGCCGTCGAGGTCCTGTACGCGGTGGAGGAGGCACTGCGCCTGATCGACGCGTACGAGCGCCCGTCGCGCCCGGCCGTGGACGTCCCGCCCCGGGCCGGGACGGGCCACGGCGCCTCCGAGGCGCCGCGCGGCACCCTCTACCACCGCTACGTCCTCGACGCCGAAGGACTGGTGACCGACGCCCGCCTGATCCCGCCCACCTCCCAGAACCAGGGCGCCATCGAGGAGGACCTGCGCCGGATCGTGCAGGACCGGCTGCGGCGGGGCGACGCCACCGACGCGGAGCTGACGCGGCTGTGCGAACGGGCCATCCGCAACCACGACCCGTGCATCTCCTGTTCGGCCCACTTCCTGGACCTGACCGTCGAACGAGCGTGAGGACAGCCGTGTGAAGTACCTCGACGAATACCGCGACCCGGAGCTCGCCCGCCGGCTCCTGGACGAGCTCCACCGCACCGCCACC
This genomic interval carries:
- a CDS encoding Crp/Fnr family transcriptional regulator → MNRSGVLAALPDGPRERLTELGREVSFDAGARLFEEGGRADRFWILRTGNVNLDMHVPGRRPAVVETLGPGRMLGWSWLCPPHRWHLGAEAISPVRAWEFDAAEVLALCERDHELDHALLTYVVEVIGRRLRAARTRLLDLYGPYGSGPTP
- a CDS encoding Ni/Fe hydrogenase subunit alpha — encoded protein: MRLRIDDGTVTGAELRIYEPPRFFEAFLRGRRHTEPPDITSRVCGICPVAYQTSACHAIEDVCGVTVDERPAALRRLLYCGEWIESHTLHIYLLHAPDFLGRDSAIDLSRTHRADVERGLRLKQAGNSIMEFLGGRSIHPVNVRVGGFHHAPARADFRPLAERLRRARDDALETVAWVAGFDFPDAECEADLLALSVPGTYAIETGVPTVLPYGAGQARRTFPLADFTTHVVEEQVPYSTALQARLDGRRHLTGALARYAVSGHLLPPAVRDAARAAGLADPASGEVCRNPFRSVVVRAVEVLYAVEEALRLIDAYERPSRPAVDVPPRAGTGHGASEAPRGTLYHRYVLDAEGLVTDARLIPPTSQNQGAIEEDLRRIVQDRLRRGDATDAELTRLCERAIRNHDPCISCSAHFLDLTVERA
- a CDS encoding FAD/NAD(P)-binding protein, whose protein sequence is MTATPVPYRVVDNRPETTDTRTIELRPAGEALPDFAPGRFAMLYAFGVGEIPVSVAGLRDGTLTHTIRGVGAVSRALCAARPGTEVGVRGPFGTGWDLPAAAGRDLLVVAGGIGLAPLRPLVHAALAAPRAYGRLNVLIGARTPEDLLYRDELPGWARPYRGVTVDRPAPAWTGRVGVVTSLLDEAEFTPATTTAFVCGPEVMIRATARELLHRGVPARHIRVSLERNMHCATGHCGHCQLGPLLLCRDGPVVGHDRAEPLLAVREL
- a CDS encoding 4Fe-4S dicluster domain-containing protein, producing the protein MPSATASPHADAAACVLDRDGVGSLVRELRARGRTVVGPTERDGAIVLAELESADELPYGWGVELEAGRYRTRRRADTAAFAHSAGPQSWKNFLHPERVRQWTADRAPDGGLTVRAERPEPVSFAFLGVRPCDLRAVQIQDRVMLGGRHRDDAYGERRAGAFLVVVECTEPGATCFCASMDTGPAARPGYDLALTEVVDEAGHRFLARAGTEEGADVLASLPHRPADGLTRTRAREGVEAAAGRMGRTMPETDLRALLAGTLDAERWNDVAARCLTCGNCTMACPTCFCTTTEDVTDLTGDHAERWRRWESCYDLEFTHLPGGSVRSSGRSRYRQWLTHKLGTWWDQFDSSGCVGCGRCIVWCPVGIDITEEAHALHREALEGGAGGGEDAAS
- a CDS encoding oxidoreductase, producing MTAPARPRPRLGVFKFASCDGCQLTLLDCEDELLPLADRIEIAHFAEASGDIRPGPYDLALVEGSVSTPEHLERVRRVRAESRHLVTIGACATAGGVQALRNFADVTEFRAVVYAKPEYIETLATSTPISAHVPVDFELRGCPIDRGQLIEVVTAFLAGRRPDIPDHSVCFACKRRGTTCLPVAHGTPCLGPVTHAGCGALCPAYGRGCYGCFGPSGSPNMPAMIPLLRSDGMSDEDILRFLHTFNVDDFAAIEPPGTLGGREESP